TTGTAGTTTTGCCTTTTCGATGTTGAGAAATAGCATTAGCAACAAGGAAAAATACTAAAATAGGGGCGATTGCTTTGAGTCCACCGACAAAAAGATCACCCAGGAGTCCAATCCCTGGCATATTGGGGAAAAGTAATCCGAGTAAAGTTCCAAGAAGCATTCCAATTAGGATTCGTTTGATAAGACTTGACTTGTTCCAGGCATTAATGATTCTTGTCATACACATCTCCTTTTTTGAGTAATAGTAACGATTATAGTATAAATATACTTGAAAATCAAGCAAAATGTAAATTTACATAATGAAAGCGCATATTTATAAATATCTTGTCTCTATCGTTTTATGGTATAATGGATAAAAGGAGTTTTACATGCAAGAATTTTTTAAAAGTTATTTTAATAAGCTAGATTTAACAACGGTATTTGAGAATCTTTTAACGAAAGTGATTTCTCTTTTAATTTTATTTGTGCTATTTTACATAGCTAAACAGCTTCTCCACGCAGCTGTCAAGAAAATTGTCAAGCCTTCACTTAAGTATTCAAATCGTGATGCAGGACGACAAAAGACAATCTCGCGTTTATTAGAAAATATTTTTAATTACACCCTTTATTTCTTTTTAGTTTACTGCATTTTGTCTATCCTAGGACTTCCTGTATCCAGTTTACTAGCTGGTGCTGGGATTGCCGGAGTTGCAATTGGTATGGGGGCGCAGGGCTTCTTATCAGATGTTATCAATGGCTTCTTTATTCTCTTTGAACGCCAGTTGGATGTAGGAGATGAAGTTGTTTTGACAAATGGTCCCATTACTGTATCGGGAAAAGTAGTTAGTGTCGGCATTCGAACCACTCAACTAAGAGGTGAAGACCAGGCTCTCCA
The window above is part of the Streptococcus sp. Marseille-Q6470 genome. Proteins encoded here:
- a CDS encoding mechanosensitive ion channel family protein; the protein is MQEFFKSYFNKLDLTTVFENLLTKVISLLILFVLFYIAKQLLHAAVKKIVKPSLKYSNRDAGRQKTISRLLENIFNYTLYFFLVYCILSILGLPVSSLLAGAGIAGVAIGMGAQGFLSDVINGFFILFERQLDVGDEVVLTNGPITVSGKVVSVGIRTTQLRGEDQALHFVPNRNITVVSNFSRDELN